One Micromonospora sp. WMMD812 genomic window carries:
- a CDS encoding DUF6297 family protein, whose amino-acid sequence MTATRAPAAVPTSAAATGIRRRIRRMRIAAVGRVDPSSVYCVLLAIGMAAALVGQPVVAVVWPSRASGPPAPVLVVAALVLLAFFGVLRRLGPLVVSRADATWLLPAPVPRRTLLAPALLLTALAAVILGGVVGLAVAGHLAARPATATGVLAGLTGGAAAALVLVLLAVRCQHRPRTARVVDLLTGAAGAALVVAAAGERLAAGERLAGGYAPRDVLPPASAVLALAGAVLPLAVVALLWVWWRLDDWPTHRIVEASATTGSYADAVYAVEPSFLAEQSTRRYWRRRTGVRTSRLLRGGVPPLVAQDLLQVGRRPGRLGWLVPTAVAPTVLADGPTWLLIGVLLVGALAAASVSGASTHTDAANPAVLRLLGLTARQVRAQRLVVPTGIAALWCALALGLLQVAGERAGPWWAFGVAAAPAVAVAALWRAKASASSLGTVFIDTPLGAFPSGMLLWLANGVDVVAVLALPLWIGLATVSAPEPLGWHWVVTQAVLSVVSCLVLLLRPSAARTVGL is encoded by the coding sequence GTGACCGCGACGCGCGCGCCGGCCGCCGTGCCCACCAGCGCCGCGGCCACCGGTATCCGCCGTCGGATCCGGCGGATGCGGATCGCCGCCGTCGGTCGGGTCGACCCGTCGTCCGTCTACTGCGTGCTGCTCGCCATCGGGATGGCGGCGGCGCTGGTGGGGCAGCCCGTCGTCGCTGTCGTCTGGCCGTCTCGCGCGTCCGGACCGCCGGCGCCGGTGCTGGTCGTTGCCGCGCTGGTGCTGCTGGCCTTCTTCGGCGTGCTCCGCCGGCTCGGCCCGCTGGTGGTCAGCCGGGCGGACGCCACCTGGCTGCTGCCGGCGCCGGTGCCCCGGCGGACGCTGCTGGCCCCGGCACTGCTGCTGACCGCCCTCGCCGCGGTGATCCTCGGCGGGGTGGTCGGGCTCGCCGTCGCCGGCCACCTGGCCGCACGGCCCGCCACCGCGACCGGCGTCCTCGCCGGCCTCACCGGCGGTGCCGCCGCCGCGCTGGTCCTGGTGCTGCTCGCGGTGCGGTGCCAGCATCGGCCCCGCACCGCCCGGGTCGTCGACCTGCTCACCGGCGCGGCCGGGGCGGCGCTCGTCGTCGCGGCCGCCGGGGAGCGACTGGCCGCCGGGGAACGACTGGCTGGCGGGTACGCGCCGCGCGACGTCCTGCCGCCGGCGTCGGCGGTGCTGGCCCTGGCGGGCGCGGTGCTTCCGCTCGCCGTCGTGGCCCTCCTGTGGGTGTGGTGGCGGCTGGACGACTGGCCGACCCACCGGATCGTCGAGGCCTCGGCGACGACCGGCTCCTACGCCGACGCCGTCTACGCGGTCGAGCCGTCGTTCCTGGCCGAGCAGAGCACCCGTCGGTACTGGCGGCGCCGCACCGGGGTCCGCACCTCGCGGCTGCTGCGCGGCGGGGTTCCGCCGCTGGTGGCCCAGGATCTGCTCCAGGTCGGACGCCGGCCCGGTCGGCTCGGTTGGCTGGTCCCCACCGCCGTGGCGCCGACCGTGCTGGCCGACGGGCCGACCTGGCTGCTGATCGGTGTTCTCCTGGTCGGCGCGCTGGCGGCGGCCAGTGTCAGCGGCGCGTCGACGCACACCGACGCCGCGAATCCGGCGGTGCTGCGGCTGCTCGGCCTCACCGCCCGGCAGGTTCGGGCGCAGCGGCTCGTGGTCCCCACCGGGATCGCCGCGCTCTGGTGCGCGCTCGCGCTGGGCCTGCTCCAGGTGGCCGGCGAGCGGGCCGGCCCCTGGTGGGCGTTCGGCGTGGCCGCCGCCCCGGCGGTCGCCGTCGCCGCGCTCTGGCGGGCCAAGGCGAGCGCCTCCAGCCTCGGCACCGTCTTCATCGACACGCCGCTGGGCGCGTTCCCCAGCGGCATGCTCCTGTGGTTGGCCAACGGTGTGGACGTGGTGGCGGTGCTGGCCCTGCCGCTGTGGATCGGCCTGGCCACGGTGTCCGCCCCGGAACCGCTCGGCTGGCACTGGGTGGTGACGCAGGCGGTGCTGTCGGTCGTCAGCTGCCTCGTGTTGCTGCTGCGCCCGTCCGCCGCCCGTACCGTCGGGCTGTAG
- a CDS encoding ATP-binding cassette domain-containing protein, with the protein MSKRTTGLAIEAEGLTRSFGETRALAGIDLQVPAGTVYGLLGPNGAGKTTAVRILATLLRPDGGRARVFGHDVLAEADKVRARVSLTGQYASVDEDLTGIENLVLLGRLLGLRKQTARERADQLLAAFGLTEAGGRQVKKYSGGMRRRIDIAASILNTPDLLFLDEPTTGLDPRSRNQVWEIVRAVVAHGTTVLLTTQYLDEADQLAGRIAVVDHGRVIAEGTPGELKSSVGSGTVHLRLRDPGQRPDAEKILQAALGVPVQLEPDPVALTARVGGEGSGLAASEQAARALAELARAGILVDDFSLGQPSLDEVFLALTDHPAVPADERDDQLEAAR; encoded by the coding sequence ATGAGTAAGCGCACGACCGGCCTGGCCATCGAGGCCGAGGGCCTGACCCGGTCGTTCGGGGAGACCCGGGCACTGGCCGGGATCGACCTCCAGGTGCCCGCCGGCACCGTCTACGGCCTGCTCGGCCCGAACGGGGCCGGCAAGACCACCGCGGTCCGGATACTGGCCACGCTGCTGCGGCCCGACGGCGGCCGGGCCCGGGTGTTCGGGCACGACGTGCTGGCCGAGGCCGACAAGGTCCGCGCCCGGGTCAGCCTGACCGGCCAGTACGCCTCGGTCGACGAGGACCTGACCGGCATCGAGAACCTGGTGCTGCTCGGCCGGCTGCTCGGGCTGCGTAAGCAGACCGCCCGCGAGCGCGCGGACCAACTGCTCGCCGCGTTCGGTCTGACCGAGGCGGGCGGGCGACAGGTGAAGAAGTACTCGGGCGGCATGCGGCGGCGCATCGACATCGCCGCGAGCATCCTGAACACCCCCGACCTGCTGTTCCTCGACGAGCCGACGACCGGCCTCGACCCGCGCAGCCGCAACCAGGTGTGGGAGATCGTGCGGGCGGTGGTGGCGCACGGCACCACGGTGCTGCTGACCACCCAGTACCTGGACGAGGCGGACCAGCTCGCCGGCCGGATCGCGGTGGTCGACCACGGCCGGGTGATCGCGGAGGGCACCCCGGGCGAGCTGAAGTCCTCGGTCGGCTCCGGCACCGTCCACCTGCGACTGCGCGACCCCGGGCAGCGGCCCGACGCGGAGAAGATCCTCCAGGCGGCGCTCGGCGTACCGGTGCAGCTCGAACCCGACCCGGTGGCGCTCACCGCGCGGGTCGGCGGCGAGGGCAGCGGCCTGGCCGCGAGCGAGCAGGCCGCTCGGGCGCTCGCCGAGCTGGCCCGCGCCGGCATCCTCGTCGACGACTTCTCCCTCGGCCAGCCCAGCCTGGACGAGGTCTTCCTGGCCCTGACCGACCACCCCGCCGTCCCGGCCGACGAGCGGGACGACCAGCTGGAGGCAGCCCGATGA
- a CDS encoding NAD(P)H-dependent oxidoreductase, which produces MTPLRLAVIIGSTREGRMGDRVAQWFVDQARLRDELMVDVVDLAEYDFPANYPAEPTDAIRSFVGQVRRADAFAVVTPEYNHSFPASLKQAIDYAYDEWQAKPVGFVAYGCRSTGVHAVDQLRTVFTALHATTVRDVVGVDLLCGEPTPLHADQLRQDAHVLLDQLCWWGLALREGRAARPYVS; this is translated from the coding sequence ATGACGCCGTTACGGCTCGCCGTGATCATCGGCAGCACCCGTGAGGGACGCATGGGCGACCGCGTCGCCCAGTGGTTCGTCGACCAGGCACGCCTGCGGGACGAGCTTATGGTGGACGTAGTCGACCTGGCCGAATACGACTTCCCGGCCAACTACCCGGCGGAGCCGACCGACGCGATCCGGTCGTTCGTCGGGCAGGTGCGCCGGGCCGACGCGTTCGCGGTGGTCACCCCCGAGTACAACCACAGCTTCCCGGCCTCGTTGAAACAGGCGATCGACTATGCGTACGACGAGTGGCAGGCCAAACCGGTCGGCTTCGTCGCGTACGGCTGCCGCTCCACCGGCGTCCACGCGGTGGACCAGCTCCGCACGGTCTTCACCGCGCTGCACGCGACGACGGTGCGCGATGTCGTCGGCGTCGACCTGCTCTGCGGCGAGCCGACGCCACTGCACGCGGACCAGCTCCGCCAGGACGCCCACGTCCTGCTCGACCAGCTCTGCTGGTGGGGCCTGGCGTTGCGCGAGGGCCGCGCGGCGCGCCCGTACGTCTCCTGA
- a CDS encoding ABC transporter permease produces the protein MSDTTTTTGRAPSVYVPSAQALSTVLAPGERPPRPSALSASLTFGWRAMLKIKHVPEQLFDVTAFPIIMVLMFTYLFGGALADSPRDYLQFFLPGIMVTSVVMITMYTGVGLNTDIEKGIFDRFRTLPVWRPAALVGMIFGDVLRYILAAVVILCVGLVLGFRPDGGLLGVAMGIGLLVIFSFAFSWVWTFFGLILRSEKSVMGVSMMVLFPLTFLSNVFVEPSTMPGWLQAFVKANPITHLVAAVRAAMGGSSDPANTMWLLLWSAGFVVVFGTLTMYRYNRR, from the coding sequence ATGAGCGACACCACGACCACCACCGGGCGGGCGCCGTCCGTCTACGTACCGTCCGCGCAGGCGCTGTCGACGGTCCTGGCGCCGGGCGAGCGGCCGCCGAGGCCGAGCGCGCTGTCGGCGTCGCTCACCTTCGGCTGGCGGGCCATGCTGAAGATCAAACACGTGCCGGAGCAGCTGTTCGACGTGACCGCGTTCCCGATCATCATGGTGCTGATGTTCACGTACCTGTTCGGTGGCGCCCTCGCCGACAGCCCGCGGGACTACCTGCAGTTCTTCCTGCCCGGCATCATGGTGACCAGCGTCGTCATGATCACCATGTACACCGGGGTCGGGCTGAACACCGACATCGAGAAGGGGATCTTCGACCGGTTCCGCACGCTGCCGGTCTGGCGGCCGGCCGCCCTGGTCGGCATGATCTTCGGCGACGTGCTGCGCTACATCCTGGCGGCCGTGGTGATCCTCTGCGTCGGGCTGGTCCTCGGCTTCCGCCCCGACGGCGGCCTGCTCGGCGTGGCCATGGGCATCGGCCTGCTGGTGATCTTCTCGTTCGCCTTCTCCTGGGTCTGGACGTTCTTCGGCCTGATCCTGCGCAGCGAGAAGTCGGTGATGGGGGTGAGCATGATGGTGCTCTTCCCGCTGACCTTCCTCAGCAACGTCTTCGTCGAGCCGAGCACCATGCCCGGCTGGCTCCAGGCGTTCGTGAAGGCCAACCCGATCACCCACCTGGTGGCCGCGGTCCGCGCCGCGATGGGCGGCTCGTCCGACCCGGCGAACACCATGTGGCTCCTGCTGTGGAGCGCCGGGTTCGTGGTGGTCTTCGGCACGCTCACCATGTACCGGTACAACCGCCGCTGA
- a CDS encoding SDR family oxidoreductase — MTTNMIALITGANKGIGLATARQLGARGMTVLVGARDAERGRAAGRELRAGGADARFVPLDVTDAESVAAAAKLVEEEYGRLDVLVNNAGIAIGDGTLALPSETTVATLRQVYETNVFGAVAVTNALLPLLLRAPAARIVNVSSEVGSIATITNPESFIWTLTSVPYPSSKAALNMVTAMYAKELRDTPIKVNAANPGYCATDLNGHHGFRSADEGAEVSVHLATLPADGPTGQLWGHLADGDGGYGVLPW; from the coding sequence ATGACGACGAACATGATCGCCCTGATCACCGGGGCCAACAAGGGAATCGGCCTGGCCACCGCCCGGCAGCTCGGCGCGCGCGGGATGACCGTGCTGGTCGGCGCCCGGGACGCCGAGCGCGGCCGGGCGGCCGGGCGGGAGCTGCGCGCCGGCGGCGCGGACGCCCGGTTCGTGCCGCTGGACGTGACCGACGCCGAGTCGGTCGCCGCCGCCGCGAAGCTGGTCGAGGAGGAGTACGGCCGGCTCGACGTGCTGGTCAACAATGCCGGCATCGCCATCGGTGACGGCACGCTGGCGCTGCCCAGTGAGACCACCGTGGCGACGCTGCGCCAGGTGTACGAGACGAACGTCTTCGGGGCGGTGGCGGTGACCAACGCGCTGCTGCCGCTGCTGCTCCGGGCGCCCGCCGCCCGGATCGTGAACGTCTCCAGCGAGGTCGGCTCGATCGCCACCATCACGAACCCGGAGAGCTTCATCTGGACCCTGACCTCGGTGCCGTACCCGTCGTCGAAGGCCGCGCTGAACATGGTCACCGCCATGTACGCCAAGGAGCTGCGGGACACCCCTATCAAGGTGAACGCGGCGAATCCTGGGTACTGCGCCACCGACCTGAACGGCCACCACGGGTTCCGCTCCGCCGACGAGGGCGCGGAGGTGAGCGTGCACCTGGCGACGCTGCCCGCGGACGGCCCGACCGGGCAGCTCTGGGGCCACCTCGCGGACGGCGACGGCGGGTACGGCGTCCTGCCCTGGTGA
- a CDS encoding MarR family transcriptional regulator — MSERDRWTGALDRVLELVVVLGDDMSRGLAREGLTESRATLLWTLRRTGPVTQRDLAEALGVSARTITGLVDGLVASGFVTREPHPADRRAFLVTFTPHGLSTVEGLEQGQREFAELLFGRMPAERLDAFLAGLDEILGRLREHGLSPEIREEDR; from the coding sequence GTGTCGGAGCGGGACCGCTGGACCGGCGCGCTGGACCGGGTGCTCGAACTCGTCGTGGTGCTCGGCGACGACATGAGCCGGGGGCTGGCCCGGGAGGGCCTGACCGAGTCCCGGGCCACCCTGCTCTGGACGCTGCGGCGCACCGGACCGGTCACCCAGCGGGACCTGGCCGAGGCGCTCGGCGTCAGCGCCCGGACCATAACCGGCCTGGTCGACGGCCTGGTCGCCTCCGGCTTCGTCACCCGGGAGCCGCACCCCGCCGACCGGAGAGCCTTCCTGGTGACCTTCACCCCGCACGGCCTGTCCACGGTGGAGGGGCTGGAGCAGGGCCAGCGCGAATTCGCCGAGCTTCTCTTTGGGCGGATGCCCGCCGAGCGGCTCGACGCCTTCCTCGCCGGCCTGGACGAGATTCTGGGCCGGCTGCGGGAGCACGGCCTCTCCCCCGAGATCCGCGAGGAGGACCGGTGA
- a CDS encoding ABC transporter ATP-binding protein translates to MPEPTASRNGGATRVDAGPEPAVAVTDLTVTYGSTTVLDGVDLRVPTGTALALTGENGVGKSTLLRCVTGLQEPSGGEVVVLGGTPGRGVAFWRQVATTVESPTWYHGLTVREHLDLVRVANGGDPADGRIDEVSTLLGIDALADSLPITLSSGQRQRFLLAATFVRPSRLLVLDEPEQRLDTTVKRALADHLRAYVTAGGTLLMASHDEQFWRDAGATQVVLRRPEA, encoded by the coding sequence ATGCCGGAGCCGACTGCCAGCCGAAACGGCGGCGCGACGCGGGTCGACGCCGGGCCCGAACCCGCGGTCGCGGTCACCGATCTGACCGTCACGTACGGGTCGACGACCGTCCTCGACGGTGTCGACCTGCGGGTTCCCACCGGCACCGCGCTTGCCCTGACCGGTGAGAACGGGGTGGGCAAGTCCACCCTGCTGCGCTGCGTCACCGGTCTGCAGGAGCCGTCTGGCGGCGAGGTGGTCGTCCTCGGCGGGACGCCCGGGCGGGGCGTGGCGTTCTGGCGGCAGGTGGCCACCACGGTCGAGTCGCCGACCTGGTACCACGGCCTGACCGTACGGGAACACCTGGACCTGGTGCGGGTCGCCAACGGCGGTGACCCCGCCGACGGGCGGATCGACGAGGTCTCCACCCTGCTCGGCATCGACGCCCTAGCCGACAGCCTCCCGATCACCCTCTCCTCCGGCCAGCGGCAGCGGTTCCTGCTCGCGGCGACCTTCGTCCGCCCGAGCCGGCTCCTGGTGCTCGACGAACCGGAGCAGCGCCTGGACACCACGGTCAAGCGTGCCCTCGCCGATCACCTGCGGGCCTACGTGACAGCCGGCGGGACGCTGCTGATGGCGAGCCACGACGAGCAGTTCTGGCGCGACGCGGGCGCGACCCAGGTCGTCCTGCGCCGGCCGGAGGCGTGA
- a CDS encoding GNAT family N-acetyltransferase: MAEVRIAPWSEDDLDLLRRLNAPQIRAHTGGSETDEQVLARHERYVRFGGIGHGCMYTVVLPDGAKVGSVGYWDREWHGEQVYEMGWAVLPAYQGRGLATAAVRAVVEAARARRTHRWAHAYPSVDNPASNAVCRKAGFTLLGETEFEYPPGRLMLSNDWRIDLTAPAGRDRPAAAVAGDGAGKAAGGQ; the protein is encoded by the coding sequence ATGGCGGAGGTGCGCATCGCGCCGTGGAGCGAGGACGATCTCGACCTGCTGCGGCGGCTCAACGCGCCGCAGATCCGGGCACACACCGGCGGGTCGGAGACCGACGAGCAGGTGCTGGCGCGGCACGAGCGCTACGTGCGGTTCGGCGGCATCGGCCACGGCTGCATGTACACGGTGGTGCTGCCCGACGGGGCGAAGGTGGGCAGCGTCGGCTACTGGGACCGCGAATGGCACGGCGAGCAGGTCTACGAGATGGGCTGGGCGGTGCTGCCCGCGTACCAGGGGCGGGGGCTGGCCACCGCCGCGGTGCGTGCGGTGGTCGAGGCGGCGCGCGCCCGGCGGACCCACCGCTGGGCGCACGCGTACCCGTCGGTCGACAACCCCGCGTCGAACGCGGTTTGCCGTAAGGCGGGGTTCACGCTGCTCGGCGAGACGGAGTTCGAGTACCCGCCGGGCCGGCTCATGCTCTCGAACGACTGGCGCATCGACCTGACCGCTCCCGCCGGGCGTGACCGGCCGGCGGCGGCGGTGGCTGGCGACGGGGCCGGGAAGGCGGCGGGGGGCCAGTAG
- a CDS encoding PH domain-containing protein translates to MTAVLRLLRMATRYEIRLWTSLYRWIFRRPEKLRPGDRTFGYTGAVMTLMWVFIIVSAIEIPILELIVPWELVSNIVLGLGIYGLFWMFGLLASLKVHPHVVGEGGIRIRNGISLDHTVPWSAIERVRVHRRSMPPEGQTQVESNASGVTLSLGMASQTSIDVLLREPIAVPVRKARGAAVTELRFHADDPEALVEAAQERLAAYRPAAH, encoded by the coding sequence GTGACCGCCGTGCTGCGACTGCTACGGATGGCCACGCGCTACGAGATCCGCCTGTGGACGAGCCTCTACCGGTGGATCTTCCGCCGCCCCGAGAAGCTGCGGCCCGGCGATCGGACGTTCGGCTACACCGGCGCGGTGATGACCCTGATGTGGGTCTTCATCATCGTCTCGGCGATCGAGATCCCGATCCTGGAGCTGATCGTGCCCTGGGAACTCGTCTCCAACATCGTGCTGGGCCTCGGCATCTACGGCCTGTTCTGGATGTTCGGCCTGCTGGCGAGCCTCAAGGTGCACCCGCACGTGGTCGGCGAGGGTGGCATCCGGATCCGCAACGGCATCAGCCTCGACCACACCGTCCCCTGGTCGGCCATCGAGCGGGTGCGCGTCCACCGCCGGTCGATGCCGCCCGAGGGCCAGACCCAGGTGGAGTCCAACGCGTCCGGCGTCACGTTGAGCCTCGGCATGGCCAGCCAGACCAGCATCGACGTTCTGCTGCGCGAGCCGATCGCGGTGCCGGTCCGCAAGGCCCGCGGCGCGGCCGTCACCGAGCTGCGCTTCCACGCCGACGACCCGGAGGCGCTGGTCGAGGCCGCGCAGGAGCGACTGGCCGCGTACCGGCCGGCGGCCCACTGA